Proteins from a genomic interval of Acetobacterium woodii DSM 1030:
- a CDS encoding DNA polymerase III subunit alpha, with the protein MVETMEKQFTHLHVHSEYSLLDGFGRINELVKAVAESGMDSIAITDHGVLFGAIDFYKACLKEAIHPVIGCEVYVAPRGLAKKDPVYDKERAHLILLAENNIGYKNLMKIVSKGFIDGFYYKPRVDHDCLRENREGIICLSACIAGEIPQLILKNDIDGAEERCLIYQDIFGKDNFFLEIQDHRLREEALVNERMMQLSKKLGIPLVATNDVHYVRKEDSENHDILLCIQTAATVQEDKRMRFPNNEFYLKNCEEMSKLFADVPEAIENSNRIAERCQVTFDLEKTHLPQFELPPNENAKEYLKTLCRQGMAAKYQNLSKDLDERLEYELETIHNMGFDDYFLIVWDFIKYAKDRQIMVGPGRGSAAGSLVAYCLGITTIDPIKYQLLFERFLNPERVTMPDIDVDFCYERRQEVIDYVVAKYGEDRVAQIITFGTMAARGALRDVGRALDMPYNLVDRVAKEIPIHPGVNITIKDALKENPELKKMAESDAEIAKLIRTAQSIEGLARHASTHAAGVVISDLPLVEYIPLYRNNDVITTQFTMGLLEDLGLLKMDFLGLRTLTVIRDALENIESTTGQRLDLDHLEMNDAKVYEMLSKGDTLGVFQLESRGMQQFIKDLQPENFEDIIAGISLYRPGPMEQIPRYLENKKNPEKVTFDHPILAKILNVTYGCMVYQEQVMQIFRDVAGFSMGRSDLVRRAMSKKKISVMEAEGLVFIHGETGEDGKILVEGAIRRGVPEPVAKKIFEEMKDFAKYAFNKSHAAAYAVVAYQTAWLKCYYPTEFMAALMSSIMDDEKKVAKYIEDCRKMGIHVLPPNINASYEKFSVSGSSICFGLGAVKGLGKNAIAAIIEARKAKGNFLSLRDLCERVDLKSLNKRSIESLIKGGAFDTIGSSRAQMLAVAELVVDQVQREKKDRISGQMSLLDMAGMGDSKAMTSLKEDHFPQKQPFSKEERLALEKEVLGLYVTGHPLEKYEDILKKTVTLFSNSIDSYQDLKDAGIRDGQSVSVGGLIIEMKTMMTKKGQMMCFLTLEDLYGRIEVVVFPKTYDEYRRYLKADQPVVIKGRINYNEEARTTVIAAQIFPIGEPQENHEKSVVKEVTSKYETTNNLKNREKLILSLDNFTEKHLIKTIKSILIKYPGVIPVILYIKNEQKQFGANKDLWVTLSEPLIEELGQILGIKNVEVK; encoded by the coding sequence ATGGTAGAAACGATGGAAAAACAATTTACACACCTTCATGTACATAGTGAATATAGTCTTTTAGACGGTTTTGGACGCATTAATGAGTTAGTTAAAGCGGTGGCTGAAAGTGGCATGGATAGTATCGCGATTACTGACCATGGCGTTCTTTTTGGGGCGATTGATTTTTATAAAGCCTGCCTGAAAGAAGCAATCCATCCGGTGATCGGGTGTGAAGTTTATGTGGCCCCGCGAGGATTGGCGAAAAAAGATCCCGTTTATGATAAGGAACGGGCGCATCTTATTTTGTTAGCAGAGAACAACATCGGGTATAAAAATCTCATGAAGATTGTATCAAAAGGTTTTATTGATGGTTTTTATTATAAACCCAGAGTTGACCATGACTGTCTGCGTGAGAATCGTGAAGGCATTATTTGTTTGTCGGCTTGTATTGCCGGAGAAATTCCGCAATTAATTCTAAAAAATGATATTGATGGTGCTGAAGAACGTTGTCTGATTTATCAGGATATTTTTGGGAAAGATAATTTCTTTTTGGAAATTCAGGATCACCGTTTACGGGAAGAAGCTTTAGTTAATGAACGGATGATGCAATTGTCAAAAAAATTAGGGATTCCGTTGGTTGCCACAAATGATGTTCATTACGTGCGTAAAGAGGACAGTGAAAATCATGATATTTTATTGTGCATCCAAACCGCCGCAACGGTTCAGGAAGACAAACGGATGCGCTTTCCCAATAATGAGTTTTATTTAAAAAATTGTGAAGAAATGAGTAAGCTTTTTGCGGATGTACCGGAAGCAATCGAAAATTCAAACCGGATTGCTGAGCGTTGTCAGGTCACCTTTGATTTGGAAAAAACGCATTTGCCGCAGTTTGAGTTACCGCCCAATGAAAATGCCAAAGAATACCTTAAAACCCTTTGTCGACAAGGGATGGCAGCCAAATACCAGAATCTTTCTAAAGATCTGGACGAACGATTGGAATATGAATTAGAGACGATTCATAACATGGGTTTTGATGATTATTTTTTGATTGTTTGGGATTTTATTAAATATGCGAAAGATCGTCAGATTATGGTTGGCCCCGGTCGTGGCAGTGCCGCCGGAAGTCTGGTTGCATATTGTCTGGGGATTACCACCATCGATCCAATTAAGTATCAATTGCTGTTTGAACGGTTTCTGAACCCCGAGCGGGTAACGATGCCGGATATCGATGTCGATTTTTGTTATGAACGACGTCAGGAAGTGATTGATTATGTTGTGGCCAAGTATGGGGAAGACCGGGTTGCCCAAATTATTACATTCGGAACCATGGCGGCCCGGGGGGCGCTGCGAGATGTTGGTCGGGCCTTAGATATGCCTTATAACTTAGTTGATCGGGTGGCCAAAGAGATCCCTATTCATCCCGGGGTAAATATCACAATTAAAGATGCTTTAAAAGAAAATCCGGAACTTAAAAAAATGGCTGAGTCGGATGCCGAGATTGCCAAACTAATAAGAACGGCGCAGTCGATTGAAGGTTTAGCGCGACACGCGTCGACGCATGCCGCCGGAGTCGTCATATCCGATTTGCCACTGGTGGAATATATTCCCCTTTATCGTAACAATGATGTTATCACCACCCAATTTACAATGGGGTTGCTGGAAGATCTGGGTTTGCTTAAAATGGACTTTCTCGGGCTTAGAACGTTAACCGTTATTCGCGACGCACTTGAAAATATCGAATCTACCACCGGCCAAAGGCTGGATCTTGATCATTTGGAAATGAATGACGCGAAAGTTTATGAAATGCTCTCAAAAGGTGATACCTTAGGGGTTTTTCAATTGGAAAGTCGGGGCATGCAGCAGTTTATAAAAGATCTCCAGCCGGAAAATTTCGAAGATATTATTGCCGGCATTTCGCTTTATCGTCCCGGCCCAATGGAACAGATTCCCCGTTATCTTGAAAATAAAAAAAATCCCGAAAAGGTTACCTTTGACCATCCGATTTTAGCGAAGATCCTTAATGTGACTTATGGCTGTATGGTTTATCAGGAACAGGTCATGCAAATTTTTCGTGATGTAGCCGGTTTTTCGATGGGAAGAAGTGATTTAGTTCGACGAGCCATGTCCAAGAAAAAGATTAGTGTAATGGAAGCCGAAGGTTTGGTTTTTATTCATGGTGAAACTGGTGAAGATGGAAAAATTCTGGTTGAAGGGGCTATTCGACGGGGGGTACCCGAACCGGTGGCAAAAAAAATCTTTGAAGAAATGAAAGATTTTGCCAAGTATGCGTTTAATAAATCCCACGCCGCGGCTTATGCGGTTGTTGCTTACCAGACAGCCTGGCTGAAGTGTTATTATCCGACCGAATTTATGGCTGCTTTAATGTCAAGCATTATGGATGATGAAAAAAAAGTTGCTAAATACATTGAAGATTGCCGGAAAATGGGTATTCATGTATTACCGCCAAATATTAACGCCAGTTATGAAAAGTTTAGCGTTTCCGGCAGTTCCATTTGCTTTGGTTTGGGTGCCGTTAAAGGACTTGGCAAAAATGCGATTGCCGCAATTATTGAGGCTCGCAAAGCTAAGGGAAATTTTCTTAGCCTCCGGGATCTCTGCGAACGAGTTGATTTGAAGTCACTTAATAAACGCAGCATTGAAAGTCTGATTAAGGGTGGAGCATTTGACACGATTGGAAGCAGTCGGGCACAAATGCTGGCGGTTGCCGAATTAGTGGTCGATCAAGTGCAACGCGAAAAAAAAGATCGGATATCGGGGCAAATGTCACTTTTGGATATGGCCGGAATGGGTGATTCAAAAGCAATGACGAGTCTCAAAGAAGATCATTTTCCGCAAAAACAACCATTTTCTAAGGAAGAACGATTAGCGCTGGAGAAAGAAGTTTTAGGATTGTATGTTACCGGCCATCCGTTGGAAAAATATGAAGATATTCTTAAGAAAACAGTCACGTTATTTTCGAATAGCATCGATAGTTATCAGGATTTAAAAGATGCGGGAATTCGCGATGGGCAATCGGTTAGCGTTGGCGGTTTGATTATTGAAATGAAAACAATGATGACAAAAAAGGGTCAGATGATGTGTTTTTTAACATTGGAAGATTTATATGGACGGATTGAAGTAGTGGTATTTCCGAAAACCTATGACGAATACCGACGTTATTTAAAGGCTGATCAGCCAGTAGTGATCAAAGGTCGGATAAATTATAATGAAGAGGCTCGAACAACGGTCATTGCGGCACAGATATTTCCGATTGGCGAACCGCAGGAAAATCATGAAAAAAGCGTTGTAAAAGAAGTTACATCAAAATATGAAACGACGAATAACCTTAAAAACCGGGAAAAGTTAATCTTGAGTTTAGATAATTTTACAGAAAAACACTTGATAAAAACAATTAAATCGATTCTAATT